GGATCCGGTACGGCGTACACGGCTGCCTCGCCGATCGCCGGGTGGCGCAACAGGATCCGCTCGATCGGCGCGGCCGCGAGGTTCTCCCCGTCGACCCGCAGCCACTCGCCGGAGCGGCCCGCGAAGTACACCCAACCGTCGGCGTCGCGATAGGCGAGGTCGCCGGACCAGTACCTGCCGCCGCGCATCCGCTCCGCCTCGGCGACGGGGTCGTTGTAGTAGCCGGCGAACGCGCCCGCGCCGGTCGTGTTGACCAGCTCGCCGACGGCCGCCTCCGGATTCATCAGCCGTCCGGTCGCGTCGAAGACCGCGTCGGCGGTGATCTCGCCGGTCTCCGGGTCCAGGACGGCGACGCCGGGCAGCGGCATGCCGAGCGCGCCCGCAGGCATCTCGGGCCGGCGCTGGACGATGATCGCGTTCTCGGTCGACGAGTACGAGTCGACGACCTCGCAGCCGAAGCGCGCGGCGAAGGCGGTGATGTCGGCCTCGTTGGCCTCGTTGCCGAAGACCAGGCGCAGCGGGTTGTCCGCATCGTCGGGTTGCGGTGAGGTGGCCAGCACGTAGGTGAGCGGCTTGCCGACGTAGGTCGCGTAGCTGGCCCCGAAGGCGCGGACGTCGGGCAGGAAGCCCCGCGCCGAGAAGGCGGCCACGGCGAACGTCGCGCCGGTCGTGAGTGCCGGTGCCCAGCCGGCCATCACGGCGTTGGAGTGGAACATCGGCATCGAGACGTAGTGGACGTCGTCGCGCGTGAGCGCGAGCCGCCCGACCAGGTGGGTGCCGGGACCGGTGATCTTCTCGTGAGTGACGCGCACGGCCTTGGGTGAGCCGCTGGTGCCGCTGGTGAAGATCAGCATGAACAGCGAGTCCGGTGCGGGTGCGTGGTCCGGGCACCCGGTCGCGCCGGTGGCCTCCAGCGCCGTGAGCGCGAGGTCGGGGGAGTCGACGACGAACTGGCAGTCGGCCTTCGCGACGTCGGCGGCGAGGGCGGCCCCGCGCCGGGTCGCGTTGAGGCCGACCAGCACATGACCGCCGAGCCCCGCGGCCGCCAGGTGCAGTGCGAAGGCGGGCCCGTTGGGCAGCAGGACGCCGACATGCGGCGGCAGTGCCGGATCCAGGCGCTCCTCGAGCGAGGTGGCGAGCCGGGCCGCCGTGGCGACGTACTGGCGCCAGGTCAGCTCGCGGACCGAGCCCGCGTCGCGCCAGCGCAGCGCGGGGCGGTCGTCGTCAGCGCGGGCGAGCAGCAGGTCCCGGACGGTCATGGATCGCGATACGTCCGTCTCTCGTGCCTCGCTCCGGACTACTCGATCACCGCGAAGGTGCGGCCGATCGACAGCGCCTGCTCGGTGGCGCCGCCGAACAGGAACTCGAACCGCTTGCCGCTGGTGAAGTAGCGGTGCGCCTCGCCGTCGAGGTCGATGCCGACGCCGCCGTGGACGTGGACGGTCGTGTGCGCGATCCGGTGCCCGGCGTCGGCGGCCCAGAGCTTGGCGGTGGCGACCTCGGTCGCGGCCGGTAGCCCTTCGTCGAGCCGCCAGATCGCCTGCCACAGGGTGAGCCGCTGGCCGAGGACGTCGATGAACCCGTCGGCGAGGCGCTGCGAGACGGCCTGGAAGGTGCCGATCGGGCGGCCGAACTGCTCGCGGGTCTTGGCGTACTCGGCGGTCAGGCGCAGCGCGCCCTCGGTCACGCCGAGCTGCTCCGCGGCGGCGAGCGCGACCAGGAGCTGGCCGAACCGCTCCGCCGTGTCCGCCTCGCCGACCTGATGGGCGGCCGCGCCGCTGAAGGTGACGAGGGCCGCGGTGTCGCCGTCGCTGGTCTTCTGCGCGACCCGCTCGACCCCGGTCGCACCGGCCTCGATCAGATAGACGCCGACACCGGACGGGCCGGTCGCGGTGACCAGGAACGCGTCGGCGGCCAGGCCGGCCCGGACGAGCGTCTTGGTGCCGGTCAGGGTGCCGGCGCCGTCCGCGGTGACGGTCGGCGCTGCAGGCAGGTGCGCCCGCTCCTCGGCGACTGCTGCAGCGTAGAGGCCGAGCCCGGCCGGTTGGTCGGCGCCGGTCAACAGCGTGGTGCACGCGGTGTGCGTGGCCAGCGGCAGGGGCGCGACGTGCCGGCCGACCTCGACGAGCACGCGGGCCAGCGTGACCAGGTCGAGCTCGGTCCAGTCGAAGGCGTCGCCGAGCGTCGCCCACAGGTCGCGGTCGAACCGGTCGCCGCCGGCCTCGACCTCCTTGAGGCGCGCGTTGGTGGTCTTGTCCTCGAGGATCCGGGCGGCGAGCTCCGCGGCCTCGTCCTGCTCGGGGGTGAAGAGAAAGTCCATCGTGTGCTCCCGTTCTCGGGTCAGGCTCGCTTGGCGGCGGGCAGGCCGAGGCCGACGTACCCGATGATGTCGCGCTGGATCTCGTTGGTGCCGCCACCGAAGGTCATCACCAGCGACGACCGGTGGAACCGCTCCAGGCGCCCGGCCAGCACGGCACCGGGGGAGTCGCCGGTGACACCGGCGTGCGGCCCGACGACCTCCATCAGCGAGCGGTAGACCTCGGTGGCCAGCTCGGAGCCGTAGATCTTGGTCGCCGACGCCTCGGCGGGGGAGAGGTCGACGCCGTGGTCGGCATCGGCGGCCAGCTTCCAGTTGATCAGCGAGAGCGCCTCCACCCGGGCATGCGCACGCCCGAGGGCGATCTGGACCCACTCGGAGTCGATGACCCGGCTGCCGTCGGGGTTGCGGGTCTCGCGCGCCCAGTCCTTGACCAGCGTCAGCGAGTGCACCAGGGGAGCCGCCGAGGTGAGGGCCACCCGCTCGTGGTTGAGCTGGTTGGTCATCAGCGCCCAGCCGCCGCCCCGCTCGCTGACCAGGTTGGAGGCGGGCACGCGGACGTCGGAGTAGTAGGTCGCCGACGTGCCGACGCCGGCCACGGTGTGGACGGGCGTGTACGAGACGCCCGGTGCGTCGGCCGGCACCAGGATCATCGACAGGCCCTTGTGCCGCGGGGCGTCGGGCTCGGTGCGGCACGCCATCCAGAGCCAGTCGGCGTACTGGATGAGTGAGGTCCACATCTTCTGGCCGTTGATCACCCACTCGTCGCCCTCGAGGGTCGCCTTCGTCTGGAGCGAGGCCAGGTCGGTGCCCGAGCCGGGCTCGGAGTAGCCGATGGAGAAGTGCAGCTCGCCGGCGAGGATCTTGGGGAGGAAGTACTCCTTCTGCTCGTCGCTGCCGAAGCGCATGATCGTCGGGCCGACCGTGTTGAGCGTGAGATAGGGGATCGGTACGCCGGCGATGGCGGCCACGTCGGTGAAGATCAGCTGCTCCACCATCGAGCGCGCCTGGCCGCCGTACTCCTTGGGCCAACCGATGCCGAGCCAGCCGTCCCGGCCGACCTGGCGGATGACGTCCTTGTAGACGCCGGCCTCGCCGAACTCGCCGGTGGCCGACGCGAGGCCGGCGCGGATCTCGGGGGTGACGAGCTGGGCGAAGTACTCACGGAGCTCCTCGCGCAGGGCCACCTGCTGCGGCTCCAAGTCGATGTGCATGTTGTCACCCTAACCGCAAAACTGTAACGTGTTCTACATGAGCGACACCCGACTTCTCGACCAGGGCACCGTGCCGATCCGCTTCGCTCGCGGGTGGCACTGTCTCGGACTGGCCTCGGACTTCGCCGACGGCAAGCCGCATGCCGTCGAGGGCTTCGGCACCAAGCTCGTCGCGTGGCAGGGCGGCGACGGCGAGCTCCGGGTGCTCGACGGCTTCTGCCGGCACATGGGGGGCGACCTGACCCAGGGTGAGGTCAAGGGTGACAACATCGCCTGCCCGTTCCACGACTGGCGCTGGGGCGGCGACGGCAAGTGCAAGGAGATCCCGTACGCACGCCGCGTCCCGCTGCGGGCCCGCACCCAGCGCTACGAGACCGTCGTGCGCAACGGCCAGCTGCTCATCTGGCACGACCCGGAGGGCTCCGCGGCGGACCACGACATCCTGCCGCCGGAGCTGCCCGACGTGATGTCGGACAAGTACACGCCCTGGTCGTGGCACACCAAGGAGATCAACGGCTCGCACTGTCGTGAGCTCATCGACAACGTCGCTGACATGGCGCACTTCTACTACGTGCACTTCGCGTTCCCGACCAGCTTCCGCAACGTGTTCGACGGGCACACCGCGACCCAGTTCATGGAGTCGAAGGGCCGTCCCGACACCTCCGGCGGCAGCGGCTACGGCGACGAGAACTCCATGCTCAAGTCGGTCGCGACCTACTACGGACCGGCCTACATGATCAACTGGCTCGAGGTCGACTACAAGGGCTTCGTCACCGAGGTCATCCTGATCAACTGCCACATCCCGACCGGACCCGAGTCGTTCACGCTCCAGTACGGCATCAGCGTGCGCAAGCCCGAGGGCCTCGACGACAAGACCTGCGCCTACATCGCCGAGCGCTACACCGAGTCCTTCGGCGACGGCTTCCTCCAGGACGTCGCGATCTGGGAGAACAAGGTCGCCGTCCAGAACCCGCTGCTGTGCGAGGAGGACGGTCCCGTCTACCAGCTGCGCCGGTGGTACGAGCAGTTCTACGTCGACGTCGCCGACATCAAGCCCGAGATGGTCGACCGGTTCGAGTTCGAGGTCGACACCACCAAGGCCAACGAGTACTGGCACGCCGAGGTCGCCGAGAACCTGGCCAAGCGTGCCGCGGCCGAGGCCGCCGCGCCCGCCGACGCCTGACGGGCCGGCCCTGATGGCATCGTTCGTCCCGACCCGCGAGGAGACCCTCGCCGACCTCCGGCGCTACACCGAGGAGCGGCTGGTCGAGGTGGCCTGTCTCGACTGCCTGGCCCGGGTCCGGGTCAAGAAGAACAGCGACCACCAGACGTCCGTCCAGTGGACCGGACAGTCCCGGTCGGATTGTCAAGAGTTCCAGCGACGAGGCGAGGCGCCCGGAGGGCGGGACGTGCACAAGCCGTGCCCGCGCCTGATGGCTAGCATCGACGAGGCAGTTCGGGCCGGCGATGTCCCGATCGGTGCGTACGACGGGTACTGAGCCCGTTCTTCCAGCAAACAGTCCTGTAGGGAGTCTCGTGGACATCGAGTCCTTCGTCCTTGACGTCGTGGGGGTGGTCGAGGAGACCGCCGACGCGAAGTCGATCAGCTTCGCCGTGCCGGCCGGTGCGGAGGAGCGGTTCGAGTACAAGCCCGGCCAGTTCCTGACCGTGGCGGTGCCGAGCGACCAGACAGGCATCGCGGCGCGCTGCTACTCGCTGTCCAGCAGTCCCCATGACGGCGGGCCGCTCACCGTCACCGTCAAGCGCACGGCCGAGGGGTACGCCTCCAACTGGATCTGCGACCACCTCGCGGTCGGTGACACCCTGCGCGTGCTGCCGCCGTCGGGCATCTTCACGCCATCGTCGCTCGATGCGGACCTGCTGCTGTTCGCCGGCGGTTCCGGCGTCACGCCGATCATGTCGATCACCCGGACGGCGTTGGCCGAGGGCAAGGGACGGATCGTGCTGTTCTACGCCAACCGCGACGAGAGCTCGGTCATCTTCGCCGCGGAGTTGACCCGGCTCGCCGCCGAGCACCCCGACCGGCTCCAGGTGATCCACTGGCTCGAGTCGGTCCAGGGCATCCCGACCGATGCCCAGATGAGGGCCTTCGCCTCGGCGTACGGCGGCTTCGACTCGTTCGTCTGCGGTCCCGCGCCGTTCATGAAGATGGTCACCACGGTCCTCAAGGAGCTCGAGGTCCCGCGCAGCTTGCGCCACCAGGAGAAGTTCGTCTCGCTGGGCGGCAACCCCTTCGGCGACCTCGAGGAGCTCCAGCAGGCGGAGACCGAGATCGCACTCGCCGAGTCCGACGACGACGGGGCAGCCGCCGACGTCTTCTCCGACGCCCCGGCCGGACCGGTGAAGCTCGAGGTGGAGCTGGACGGCGAGGAGTTCACCT
This region of Nocardioides sp. L-11A genomic DNA includes:
- a CDS encoding AMP-binding protein; the protein is MTVRDLLLARADDDRPALRWRDAGSVRELTWRQYVATAARLATSLEERLDPALPPHVGVLLPNGPAFALHLAAAGLGGHVLVGLNATRRGAALAADVAKADCQFVVDSPDLALTALEATGATGCPDHAPAPDSLFMLIFTSGTSGSPKAVRVTHEKITGPGTHLVGRLALTRDDVHYVSMPMFHSNAVMAGWAPALTTGATFAVAAFSARGFLPDVRAFGASYATYVGKPLTYVLATSPQPDDADNPLRLVFGNEANEADITAFAARFGCEVVDSYSSTENAIIVQRRPEMPAGALGMPLPGVAVLDPETGEITADAVFDATGRLMNPEAAVGELVNTTGAGAFAGYYNDPVAEAERMRGGRYWSGDLAYRDADGWVYFAGRSGEWLRVDGENLAAAPIERILLRHPAIGEAAVYAVPDPRAGDQVACALILRGTLTPAGLETFLAEQGDLSTHAWPRFVRIVETLPRTATNKVVKRELTAAGVIPAADSPVWVRAERGTSYA
- a CDS encoding acyl-CoA dehydrogenase family protein, coding for MDFLFTPEQDEAAELAARILEDKTTNARLKEVEAGGDRFDRDLWATLGDAFDWTELDLVTLARVLVEVGRHVAPLPLATHTACTTLLTGADQPAGLGLYAAAVAEERAHLPAAPTVTADGAGTLTGTKTLVRAGLAADAFLVTATGPSGVGVYLIEAGATGVERVAQKTSDGDTAALVTFSGAAAHQVGEADTAERFGQLLVALAAAEQLGVTEGALRLTAEYAKTREQFGRPIGTFQAVSQRLADGFIDVLGQRLTLWQAIWRLDEGLPAATEVATAKLWAADAGHRIAHTTVHVHGGVGIDLDGEAHRYFTSGKRFEFLFGGATEQALSIGRTFAVIE
- a CDS encoding acyl-CoA dehydrogenase family protein, with amino-acid sequence MHIDLEPQQVALREELREYFAQLVTPEIRAGLASATGEFGEAGVYKDVIRQVGRDGWLGIGWPKEYGGQARSMVEQLIFTDVAAIAGVPIPYLTLNTVGPTIMRFGSDEQKEYFLPKILAGELHFSIGYSEPGSGTDLASLQTKATLEGDEWVINGQKMWTSLIQYADWLWMACRTEPDAPRHKGLSMILVPADAPGVSYTPVHTVAGVGTSATYYSDVRVPASNLVSERGGGWALMTNQLNHERVALTSAAPLVHSLTLVKDWARETRNPDGSRVIDSEWVQIALGRAHARVEALSLINWKLAADADHGVDLSPAEASATKIYGSELATEVYRSLMEVVGPHAGVTGDSPGAVLAGRLERFHRSSLVMTFGGGTNEIQRDIIGYVGLGLPAAKRA
- a CDS encoding Rieske 2Fe-2S domain-containing protein yields the protein MSDTRLLDQGTVPIRFARGWHCLGLASDFADGKPHAVEGFGTKLVAWQGGDGELRVLDGFCRHMGGDLTQGEVKGDNIACPFHDWRWGGDGKCKEIPYARRVPLRARTQRYETVVRNGQLLIWHDPEGSAADHDILPPELPDVMSDKYTPWSWHTKEINGSHCRELIDNVADMAHFYYVHFAFPTSFRNVFDGHTATQFMESKGRPDTSGGSGYGDENSMLKSVATYYGPAYMINWLEVDYKGFVTEVILINCHIPTGPESFTLQYGISVRKPEGLDDKTCAYIAERYTESFGDGFLQDVAIWENKVAVQNPLLCEEDGPVYQLRRWYEQFYVDVADIKPEMVDRFEFEVDTTKANEYWHAEVAENLAKRAAAEAAAPADA
- a CDS encoding ferredoxin--NADP reductase; translated protein: MDIESFVLDVVGVVEETADAKSISFAVPAGAEERFEYKPGQFLTVAVPSDQTGIAARCYSLSSSPHDGGPLTVTVKRTAEGYASNWICDHLAVGDTLRVLPPSGIFTPSSLDADLLLFAGGSGVTPIMSITRTALAEGKGRIVLFYANRDESSVIFAAELTRLAAEHPDRLQVIHWLESVQGIPTDAQMRAFASAYGGFDSFVCGPAPFMKMVTTVLKELEVPRSLRHQEKFVSLGGNPFGDLEELQQAETEIALAESDDDGAAADVFSDAPAGPVKLEVELDGEEFTFDDWDPRTKLLDFLESKGVKAPYSCREGECSACAIRLVEGDVKMLYNDVLDKDDLEDGIRLGCQSVPLTDTVKVSYS